In Rutidosis leptorrhynchoides isolate AG116_Rl617_1_P2 chromosome 2, CSIRO_AGI_Rlap_v1, whole genome shotgun sequence, one genomic interval encodes:
- the LOC139890423 gene encoding uncharacterized mitochondrial protein AtMg00810-like — protein sequence MTEEYKARLVANGHSQQVGIDCDETFSPVVKPATIRTVLSLAVSRHWPVHQLDVRNAFLHGNLTETVYMHQPPGFRDASRPDHVCLLQKSLYGLKQAPRAWYQRFAGYAQSGSDTAYLLLYVDDFILTASSAAFLQQVIASLHREFSMTDLGPLNYFLGVSVTRNSSGMFLSQKKYASEIIERAGLTGCHPCRTPVETSSKLGTAGPSVPDPTFYRSLAGAIQYLTFTRPDICYAVQQICLFMHDPREQHMSALKRILRYLQGTLDHGLQLYASSPTSLTAYSDADWAGCPSTRRSTSGYCVFLGSNLLSWSSKRQMTPSRSSAEAEYRGVANAVAETCWLRNLLRELHCSLFSATLVYCDNVSAVYMSGNPVQHQRTKHIEIDIHFVRDLVTKGHVRVLHVPSRYQYADIFTKGLLSILFDEFRSSLSVRSAPAPTAGGC from the exons ATGACTGAAGa GTATAAGGCTCGTCTTGTAGCCAACGGTCATAGTCAGCAGGTTGGCATTGATTGTGACGAGACTTTTAGTCCGGTTGTTAAACCGGCTACCATTCGGACGGTCCTCAGTTTAGCTGTTTCTCGACATTGGCCAGTTCATCAGCTTGATGTCAGGAATGCTTTTCTTCACGGTAATCTTACTGAGACTGTATATATGCATCAGCCACCGGGCTTTCGTGACGCCTCACGACCCGATCATGTTTGTCTCCTGCAGAAATCTCTTTATGGATTAAAGCAGGCACCACGTGCTTGGTACCAGCGTTTTGCTGGATATGCTCAGAGT GGATCTGACACCGCCTATCTCCTACTTTATGTTGATGATTTTATCTTGACCGCTTCATCTGCGGCCTTTTTACAGCAGGTTATTGCTTCACTACACCGTGAGTTCTCTATGACTGACCTGGGTCCTCTTAACTACTTTTTGGGTGTTTCGGTTACACGTAATTCTTCGGGGATGTTCCTCTCTCAGAAGAAATATGCGTCTGAGATTATTGAGCGTGCTGGTTTAACAGGTTGTCATCCATGCCGTACGCCAGTTGAGACTAGTTCCAAACTGGGCACCGCAGGACCTTCGGTTCCTGATCCTACATTTTATAGGAGTCTTGCTGGGGCTATACAGTACCTCACCTTTACTCGACCAGACATTTGTTATGCAGTTCAACAGATATGTCTCTTCATGCATGATCCTCGTGAACAGCATATGTCCGCTCTTAAGCGGATTTTACGTTATCTTCAGGGCACTTTGGATCACGGTCTTCAGCTTTATGCTTCGTCTCCTACATCTCTTACTGCTTACTCAGATGCAGACTGGGCTGGCTGCCCTAGCACCCGTCGGTCCACTTCTGGGTATTGTGTTTTCTTGGGTAGCAATCTTCTTTCCTGGTCCTCTAAGCGCCAGATGACACCGTCTCGCTCCAGCGCAGAAGCTGAGTATCGTGGGGTCGCTAATGCCGTCGCAGAAACATGTTGGCTACGCAACCTTCTCCGCGAACTTCATTGTTCGTTATTCTCTGCTACTCTTGTGTATTGTGACAATGTCAGTGCTGTCTACATGTCAGGGAACCCGGTTCAGCATCAGCGAACGAAGCACATTGAGATTGATATACATTTTGTGCGTGACCTCGTGACTAAGGGTCATGTGCGTGTTCTTCATGTTCCTTCTCGTTATCAGTATgccgacatcttcaccaaaggGCTTCTGTCTATTTTGTTTGATGAGTTCCGATCCAGTTTGAGCGTCCGATCcgctcccgctccaactgcggggggctGTTAG
- the LOC139890422 gene encoding uncharacterized protein: MAPTGKYDKVYTVTSVTHLIPIKLDLSKLNYTHWSTLFENHCSTYNVASFLTSAITTHDDEETKKANAAVLGWIYLTISEPLLERLLNTQPKTASAAWEFLKNIFQDNKRSKIMELTAELHALNIGALTPEQYFRKIDSISAMLANLGSTIQDEELVTYTIHGLNGHFPHAKHIILHSNPFPSYETVRSMITLEQMELTRVNQPTDTATPSAPTALVASTPPAAPPRPMPSTQACRNFSRGNCRFGASCRYLHHGNRSNNNASTGQFSSRTSGPSQAQLFEIIAAQQLLISQQDLGRTNFSQPTAQYQFRPQTPLAQQIAPPGFRTVPAFSPQANWAGPMTSPATAAAFGPVHANQSMFRPALHPAQVYVPTAATGPLHSQAQFFAGPHQPIISSGQPTAIPQAFSTDTFQDFGNAGWHIDTGASAHLSSSINCLNTIFNYCMYPSVAVGDGNSIPVTNTGHSVLPNVHRPLYLTNVLITPNIVKNLISVCRFARDNKVSVCFDEFGFSVKDYLTNRQLLRCDSTGDLYPFISQPSPQQQALLTTSTTWHQRLGHPSVEAFRHLMSNNYIACNKTKPPDFCHACQLGKHVRLPFHSSTSTVDSIIIRITYGYIRYDTNQKCLTYLSNFVHMLKHNLIPKLKPFNVIKGESLTTPHFVTFLTQMESIYAFHALKHHNKMENQKE; encoded by the exons ATGGCACCCACCGGCAAATATGATAAAGTATACACCGTCACCTCGGTTACTCACCTTATTCCGATCAAACTAGATCTCTCAAAACTAAACTACACCCATTGGAGCACTTTATTTGAGAACCATTGCTCCACCTACAACGTGGCCTCGTTTCTTACATCCGCTATTACCACACACGATGATGAAGAAACAAAAAAAGCTAATGCGGCCGTACTCGGGTGGATCTACCTCACGATATCCGAACCCCTTCTTGAACGGCTTCTAAATACACAACCTAAAACCGCCTCTGCCGCTTGGGAATTTTTGAAGAACATATTTCAAGATAATAAGAGATCTAAAATCATGGAACTCACCGCCGAGCTTCATGCCCTAAATATAGGAGCTCTTACACCCGAACAATATTTTCGGAAGATCGACTCCATCTCTGCCATGCTCGCTAACCTAGGATCCACTATTCAAGATGAAGAACTTGTAACCTACACGATCCATGGTCTCAATGGTCATTTTCCCCATGCAAAACATATTATTTTACACAGTAACCCCTTCCCGAGTTATGAAACCGTGAGATCTATGATCACCCTTGAACAAATGGAACTTACTCGCGTTAATCAACCCACGGATACCGCTACTCCATCCGCCCCAACCGCTTTGGTCGCTAGCACCCCACCCGCCGCACCACCACGTCCGATGCCTAGCACTCAAGCGTGTCGTAATTTTAGCCGGGGCAATTGTCGATTCGGTGCTTCTTGCCGCTACCTTCATCATGGTAACAGGTCCAACAACAATGCTTCTACAGGTCAATTTAGCTCACGGACTAGTGGCCCTTCACAGGCCCAACTATTTGAGATAATTGCAGCTCAGCAGCTGCTTATTTCGCAACAGGACTTGGGCCGGACCAATTTTTCTCAGCCCACTGCTCAATATCAATTCCGGCCTCAGACTCCTTTGGCCCAACAGATTGCTCCTCCAGGTTTTAGGACCGTTCCTGCTTTCAGTCCACAGGCAAATTGGGCCGGACCCATGACTTCGCCAGCAACAGCAGCGGCTTTTGGGCCTGTTCACGCTAACCAGTCCATGTTTAGGCCTGCTCTTCATCCAGCCCAGGTTTATGTTCCAACTGCTGCTACAGGCCCGCTTCATTCTCAGGCCCAATTTTTTGCTGGACCACATCAGCCCATCATCAGCTCAGGTCAGCCTACTGCCATCCCGCAGGCTTTCAGTACGGATACTTTTCAGGACTTTGGAAACGCCGGTTGGCACATAGACACAGGTGCTTCCGCTCATCTTTCCTCTAGCATTAATTGTTTAAatactatttttaattattgcatgTACCCCTCGGTCGCTGTTGGTGATGGTAATTCAATTCCTGTCACCAACACAGGCCATAGCGTGTTGCCTAACGTACATCGGCCTTTATACCTCACCAATGTACTTATTACTCCTAACAtagttaaaaaccttatttctgtATGCCGCTTTGCCCGAGATAATAAAGTTTCCGTTTGTTTTGATGAatttggtttttctgtgaaggatTACCTGACCAACCGCCAGCTACTCCGATGTGACAGCACCGGAGATCTCTACCCATTCATTAGCCAGCCTTCACCACAACAGCAAGCCTTACTTACCACCTCCACAACTTGGCATCAACGGCTCGGTCACCCTAGCGTTGAAGCTTTTCGTCATCTTATGTCTAATAATTATATTGCTTGTAATAAAACGAAGCCTCCCGATTTTTGTCATGCATGCCAACTTGGAAAACACGTGAGGCTTCCATTTCATAGTTCTACTTCTACAGTTGATTCG ATCATTATTCGCATTACTTATGGGTATATCCGTTACGACACAAATCAGAAGTGTTTAACGTATTTATCCAATTTCGTGCATATGTTAAAACACAATTTAATACCGAAATTAAAGCCTTTCAATGTGATCAAGGGGGAGAGTTTGACAACACCGCATTTCGTGACCTTTTTAACACAAATGGAATCCATTTACGCCTTTCATGCACTCAAACATCACAACAAAATGGAAAATCAGAAAGAATGA